From Desulfuromonadales bacterium:
ACCTGGTTCCCCCCTTCGCTCCCTGGCTGAAGGATGCGCACCTGCTGATCGCCGCCGACTGCACCCCCTTCGCCTACGCCGAGTACCACCGCGACTTCATCAAGGGCAAGGTGCTGGTCAACGCCTGCCCGAAGCTCGACGACACCTCTCCCTACCTGGAGAAGCTGACCGAGATGCTCAAGCAGAACGACATCAAGTCCCTCACCGTCACCATCATGGAGGTCCCCTGCTGCCGCGGCCTGGCGATCATGGCCCAGCGGGCGCTGGAAGCCTCCGGCAAGAACATCCCCTTCGAGGTAGCGGTGCTCGGTGTCGACGGCGAAAGGAGGAGCTGAGATGAAGACCGACGTGACGGCGGTGATGGTCGAGGAGCACAAACTGATCCTGCGGATGATCGCGCTGCTCGAAAAAAACGTGGAACTGCTGGAGGCTGGACGCTTCGCCGACTGGAACTTCTTCCTCGCCGGCGTCGACTTCATCCGCCACTACGCCGACCGCTTTCACCATGCCAAGGAAGAGGACGTCCTGTTCCAGGCGCTGGTGGCGAAC
This genomic window contains:
- a CDS encoding iron-sulfur cluster-binding oxidoreductase, encoding MKNLACGCPGSHVRTIEKKETETAVPTGRIASELRQWPTQLHLVPPFAPWLKDAHLLIAADCTPFAYAEYHRDFIKGKVLVNACPKLDDTSPYLEKLTEMLKQNDIKSLTVTIMEVPCCRGLAIMAQRALEASGKNIPFEVAVLGVDGERRS